From the Alloalcanivorax dieselolei B5 genome, one window contains:
- a CDS encoding DUF3275 family protein — translation MISLSGQLAIRTIHGRNGAFNVGRLSTSIGDFVVKNAELDQYHEGKYDGDFLITAIRPTHYLANGRLVIEIRAQLDGMTLSGIDALSNDDASRLSTEEPDPADEPIQPTAPAPQPSAPNAAPAPPEESSAPQDTPSEGQANADGDDAKLFGPLWPLSDAVKLDATVDRRRLRQQCDRLHQLGYEFAPLSQDWHRVSP, via the coding sequence ATGATTTCCTTATCTGGCCAATTGGCCATCCGCACCATTCACGGGCGCAACGGCGCGTTCAACGTTGGCCGCCTTTCCACCTCCATCGGCGATTTTGTCGTCAAGAATGCGGAGCTGGATCAGTACCACGAAGGCAAGTACGACGGTGATTTTCTGATCACCGCCATCCGTCCCACCCACTACCTCGCTAACGGACGACTGGTGATCGAGATTCGCGCTCAGTTGGACGGTATGACGCTGTCCGGTATCGATGCCCTGAGCAACGACGATGCCAGCCGTCTCAGCACGGAAGAACCCGACCCGGCTGACGAGCCCATTCAGCCAACGGCCCCTGCCCCTCAACCCTCAGCGCCCAACGCTGCACCCGCACCGCCGGAGGAATCCTCCGCGCCCCAGGACACACCGTCCGAGGGCCAGGCGAACGCGGACGGGGACGACGCCAAGCTGTTTGGCCCCCTGTGGCCTCTCTCAGACGCCGTGAAACTCGACGCCACCGTGGACCGGCGCCGGCTCCGCCAACAGTGCGACCGGCTCCATCAACTGGGGTACGAGTTCGCGCCCCTCTCTCAGGACTGGCATCGCGTCAGCCCTTGA
- a CDS encoding JAB domain-containing protein translates to MSFNNVPVVHDGALRTPIDYTSIQTHPVIREAIGILEAQLFKREASLTSSLAVREYLRLQLASEPLEVFAIVFLDNHHGVIAYEPLFRGSISGAAIYPRAVVRRAIEHNCSAVIFAHNHPSGDTEPSRADRDATTRLKAALDLVDVRVLDHFIIGKGTPLSFAEEGYL, encoded by the coding sequence ATGTCGTTCAATAACGTCCCTGTCGTCCATGACGGCGCTCTCCGCACCCCCATCGACTACACCAGTATCCAAACGCACCCGGTTATTCGCGAAGCGATTGGTATCCTGGAGGCCCAGCTCTTCAAACGCGAAGCCTCGCTGACCAGCTCTCTAGCTGTCCGCGAATATCTCCGTCTGCAGTTGGCCAGCGAACCTTTGGAAGTGTTCGCCATCGTCTTCCTCGACAATCACCATGGCGTCATCGCCTACGAACCCTTGTTTCGAGGCAGCATCAGCGGCGCTGCGATCTACCCTCGTGCCGTAGTCAGACGGGCCATTGAGCACAACTGCTCCGCGGTCATCTTCGCCCACAATCACCCTTCAGGCGACACTGAACCCAGCCGGGCCGACCGGGATGCAACAACCCGTTTAAAAGCGGCCCTGGACCTGGTGGATGTCCGTGTTCTGGACCATTTCATCATCGGCAAAGGCACGCCTCTGTCCTTCGCCGAAGAAGGCTACTTGTAA
- a CDS encoding STY4534 family ICE replication protein, which yields MNPAQSTQPTQSTQEKQYFDLHTTGIGYLNRIREVSPKKGNPFLACNIAALSGAADDVVYTRFDCRVSGKEAEALVRQYEDAVKQDQKVLISFKIGDLWADTFTYTKGDKTGQTGVSLKARLLFISWIKVNGQLVYKAEKAERPQLEQDPSGQASQGGQDDQAEATSSEDSPAPAAEASSSPKEAPRQSAQIALPETVQLSKDAPDFQERKAALKQQGYRFDGQAKVWRLPTDAAKSAIEAQHQANAQDWARSAQATA from the coding sequence ATGAACCCAGCTCAGTCCACTCAACCGACTCAATCTACTCAAGAAAAGCAATACTTCGATCTGCACACCACCGGCATCGGGTACCTGAACCGTATCCGCGAGGTATCTCCCAAGAAGGGCAATCCCTTCCTGGCGTGCAACATCGCGGCGCTGTCCGGCGCCGCCGACGATGTGGTGTACACCCGCTTCGACTGCCGTGTCAGCGGCAAAGAGGCCGAGGCGTTGGTCCGGCAGTACGAGGACGCCGTGAAGCAGGATCAGAAAGTCTTGATCAGCTTCAAAATCGGCGACTTGTGGGCCGATACTTTCACTTACACCAAGGGTGACAAAACCGGCCAGACCGGCGTTAGCCTCAAGGCCCGCCTGCTGTTCATCAGTTGGATCAAGGTGAACGGTCAGTTGGTCTACAAAGCGGAAAAGGCGGAACGGCCGCAGTTGGAGCAGGATCCGTCCGGTCAAGCCAGTCAGGGTGGCCAGGACGATCAGGCTGAAGCCACGTCTTCCGAGGACAGCCCGGCACCCGCTGCCGAGGCCTCTTCCTCACCGAAGGAAGCACCGCGTCAGTCCGCGCAGATCGCACTACCTGAAACCGTTCAGTTGTCCAAGGACGCGCCGGACTTCCAGGAACGCAAAGCGGCGCTGAAGCAGCAAGGCTATCGCTTCGACGGTCAGGCTAAAGTGTGGCGCCTGCCCACAGATGCGGCCAAGTCCGCCATCGAGGCGCAACACCAAGCCAACGCCCAAGACTGGGCGCGCAGTGCTCAGGCCACCGCTTGA
- a CDS encoding type VI secretion system Vgr family protein, which yields MTDPFSLGRDILAALATPLQNQRLIEVDAAAEGLVVERFRGREEVCGEYTFTIDCFITGSDRRDEDIGDVLNGQPMTLSLRCPDGGWRRWHGVCVDSYQYRDMDGLPRCELVLGSWSFWLEERLNSEIFPQCSAQDVIERIIGEYPEAAVRFDLMAPLPQRPMITQYRENQWAFCQRLMTEYGLAWRFEHRQDGQEDAKDGGPPVTLVVFDQHACLPEGPSLDFHNDRSEESRPSVTRFTDGSRLTPNAVQVASWHSSKVRTVTGRAEATDPDGLPVREIYWHRQDARFDSAEQAERTAGHHLDALRVLQRVHRGESRVRTLATGEAFTLSGHPRCDEGPYVALVLEHAAVNNLGHAGEQLGDDTLKAGQYRNAFLAIPATTPIAPVPRPKPEVGGPLLARVVGHPGDAVTSSRDHQVRIQYTWQRGDAPNPGGLNDAGAPQSGHAPGDASSGIWVPVAEALAGPNWGANFLPRIDSEVLVEFRQGDIDQPVVIGQLYNGEVKPPFGVAREDGTNHAGTVSGLQTREHDGQGDHSPTLQRLLLDDTPKQVSVRLETSLARSGLGLGYLVDYSVTPGPTRRGALRGQGWELATQAWTTVRAGRGLLISASAKAKGQGTQMEMNEAVAQLKGAERTAQALHDAATAAGAPGLAGNAAQTAFREALDPQVDGRYTAPVAGQSPFKPRPGSREDSDQPVETFADPKLVLESPDHIVLNSDKSAAAMAGEHLHITTQSDGHISAGDNLALASGGSAGLYSHKGPLKIISENGPVSLQANGGPLELLADQAITATSSEGKVSVLAKEKITLQSGQTEIVLDGANIFFRCPGTFTIKGSIKSLEPGQAGSVSIPALPSAKSDLPTHEAVDWIALDYRDPDTGVGIAQADYDILFQDGSTVSGQLDANGEGRHERVDNKPVENVVYKPRTPETDQPLASLFDLQIPDAGDNHA from the coding sequence ATGACCGATCCCTTTTCGCTTGGCCGCGATATCCTGGCTGCCCTGGCCACCCCACTCCAAAACCAACGCCTGATCGAAGTCGACGCCGCGGCGGAAGGCCTGGTGGTGGAGCGCTTCCGGGGCCGCGAGGAAGTCTGTGGCGAGTACACCTTCACCATCGACTGCTTCATTACCGGCTCGGACCGTCGGGATGAGGACATTGGTGACGTCTTGAACGGCCAGCCGATGACGCTGTCCCTGCGCTGTCCGGATGGCGGCTGGCGCCGCTGGCACGGTGTCTGTGTAGACTCCTATCAATACCGGGACATGGACGGTTTGCCCCGCTGCGAGCTGGTCCTGGGTTCCTGGAGCTTCTGGCTGGAAGAACGCTTGAACAGCGAGATCTTCCCTCAGTGCTCCGCCCAAGACGTTATCGAGCGCATCATCGGCGAATACCCCGAAGCCGCCGTCCGCTTTGATCTCATGGCCCCGTTGCCGCAACGGCCCATGATCACCCAGTACCGGGAAAACCAGTGGGCCTTCTGTCAGCGATTGATGACGGAATACGGACTGGCCTGGCGTTTTGAGCATCGCCAGGACGGCCAAGAGGATGCCAAGGACGGCGGCCCGCCGGTGACTTTGGTGGTGTTCGACCAGCACGCCTGCCTGCCGGAAGGTCCCTCCCTGGATTTCCATAATGACCGCTCCGAGGAAAGCCGACCTTCGGTGACCCGCTTCACCGACGGTAGCCGCCTCACCCCCAACGCGGTGCAGGTGGCCAGCTGGCACAGCAGCAAGGTACGTACCGTCACTGGTCGCGCCGAAGCCACCGACCCAGATGGTCTGCCGGTACGGGAGATCTACTGGCACCGCCAGGATGCCCGCTTCGACAGCGCCGAACAGGCGGAACGGACCGCTGGCCACCATCTGGATGCCTTGCGGGTGTTACAACGGGTCCATCGCGGCGAAAGTCGGGTACGCACCCTGGCCACCGGTGAAGCCTTTACCTTGAGCGGCCATCCGCGTTGTGATGAAGGGCCCTATGTGGCTCTGGTGTTGGAACACGCAGCGGTGAACAACCTGGGCCACGCTGGCGAGCAGCTCGGCGACGACACCCTCAAGGCCGGCCAGTACCGCAACGCTTTCCTGGCCATTCCGGCCACCACTCCCATAGCCCCTGTGCCCCGCCCCAAGCCCGAGGTGGGCGGCCCGCTGCTGGCGAGAGTGGTGGGCCACCCCGGCGACGCCGTAACCAGCAGTCGCGACCACCAGGTGCGCATCCAATACACTTGGCAGCGCGGGGACGCTCCCAACCCCGGTGGCCTTAACGATGCCGGTGCCCCCCAATCGGGTCATGCCCCTGGCGATGCGTCTTCGGGGATTTGGGTGCCGGTGGCCGAGGCTCTGGCTGGTCCCAACTGGGGCGCCAACTTCCTGCCCCGGATCGATAGCGAGGTCTTGGTCGAGTTCCGCCAGGGGGATATCGACCAGCCAGTAGTCATCGGCCAACTCTACAACGGCGAAGTGAAGCCGCCGTTCGGTGTCGCCCGGGAAGACGGCACCAACCACGCCGGCACCGTCAGCGGCCTGCAAACCCGGGAGCACGACGGCCAGGGCGACCACAGCCCGACCCTGCAGCGTCTGCTGCTGGACGACACCCCGAAACAAGTGAGCGTGCGGCTAGAAACCAGCCTGGCCCGCAGCGGCCTGGGGCTGGGCTATCTGGTGGATTACAGCGTCACCCCGGGACCCACCCGGCGTGGCGCCCTGCGCGGTCAGGGCTGGGAACTGGCCACCCAGGCCTGGACCACCGTGCGCGCCGGCCGTGGATTGCTGATATCGGCCAGCGCCAAGGCCAAAGGCCAGGGCACCCAGATGGAAATGAACGAAGCGGTGGCCCAGCTCAAAGGCGCGGAACGCACCGCCCAGGCCCTGCATGACGCCGCCACCGCCGCCGGCGCGCCGGGCCTGGCCGGCAATGCCGCGCAAACCGCCTTCCGCGAGGCTCTGGACCCGCAAGTCGACGGCCGCTACACCGCTCCGGTGGCCGGCCAGTCGCCGTTCAAGCCGAGGCCCGGCAGCCGTGAAGACAGCGACCAGCCAGTGGAAACCTTCGCCGATCCGAAACTGGTATTGGAAAGCCCGGATCACATCGTCCTCAACAGCGACAAAAGCGCCGCCGCCATGGCCGGCGAGCACCTGCACATCACCACCCAGAGCGACGGCCACATCAGCGCCGGCGATAATCTCGCCCTGGCCAGCGGCGGCAGCGCCGGCCTCTACAGCCACAAAGGCCCGCTCAAGATCATCAGCGAAAACGGTCCGGTCTCCCTGCAGGCCAACGGCGGGCCGCTGGAACTGCTCGCCGACCAGGCCATCACCGCCACCAGCAGTGAAGGCAAGGTCAGCGTCCTCGCTAAGGAAAAAATCACCCTGCAAAGCGGCCAGACCGAAATCGTCCTCGACGGCGCCAACATCTTCTTCCGCTGCCCCGGTACCTTCACCATCAAAGGTTCCATAAAGTCGTTGGAGCCGGGCCAGGCCGGCAGCGTTTCGATACCAGCCCTGCCCTCTGCCAAGTCAGACCTTCCAACCCATGAGGCGGTGGATTGGATCGCGTTGGATTATCGAGATCCCGATACGGGGGTGGGCATCGCCCAGGCGGATTACGACATTCTGTTCCAGGACGGTTCCACGGTGTCGGGACAGTTGGACGCGAACGGCGAAGGCCGGCACGAACGAGTGGACAATAAGCCGGTGGAGAACGTGGTGTACAAACCGCGCACACCGGAGACCGATCAGCCCTTAGCCTCCCTCTTCGATCTTCAAATTCCAGACGCCGGTGATAACCATGCCTGA
- a CDS encoding ATP-dependent nuclease, whose amino-acid sequence MAKIRKIEIANFRGIQRLAWCPSPGINCLIGPGDSGKSTVLDAIDLCLGARRNFQFSDADFFGLDIENPISITLTLGNLDDSMRTLESFGTFLCGYHASTGIVEGEPSADAEVVLCLNLTVASDLEPSWTLISDRATQQGIVKTLAWKDRVALAPTRIGALADFNLGWRRGSVLNRISEERADASAALVKAARDARSAFGDKAEQQLREALGIVTLTAKELGVNIGAGAKALLDSHSVSFGGGSISLHNHSGIPLRSLGVGSTRLLIAGLQQKAAAKTSIVLSDELEYGLEPHRITRFLGSLGAKEQTPTLQAFLTTHSSVALRELSGGQLFVLRQCPDGHEVRLVGNGDGIQSTIRLYPEAFLARSVIICEGASEIGLLRGLDLYRLDQGNVSLAALGVALVDCGGGDTDRPYARAAAFQDLGYRVMVVRDDDKQPTPTVEQAFIQKGGTVVAYRAGRALEDELFGSLTPAACQKLISFADELHGDLIFHHLCTVSNNTLTFQAVWDEIQTTGELSVEHRATLGKAARIRKAGWFKSISWMEEVARTIVAPDLTECDQGFRALMDQVFEWAAYEPR is encoded by the coding sequence ATGGCAAAGATCAGAAAAATCGAGATTGCGAACTTCCGCGGTATCCAGCGGTTGGCTTGGTGCCCGTCGCCTGGTATCAACTGCCTGATCGGTCCGGGTGACAGCGGCAAGTCCACGGTGCTGGACGCGATTGACTTGTGCCTGGGAGCCAGGAGGAATTTCCAGTTCTCGGATGCCGACTTCTTTGGCCTGGATATCGAGAATCCGATCAGCATCACGCTGACCCTTGGCAACCTCGATGACAGCATGAGGACGCTGGAGAGTTTTGGTACCTTCTTGTGCGGATACCACGCCTCCACGGGCATCGTCGAAGGCGAACCCTCCGCCGACGCAGAGGTGGTTCTCTGCCTGAACCTGACGGTTGCCAGTGACCTGGAGCCTTCGTGGACGCTCATCTCCGATCGGGCTACCCAGCAAGGCATCGTCAAGACACTGGCCTGGAAGGATCGCGTTGCACTGGCCCCCACTCGCATCGGTGCGCTTGCAGACTTCAACCTGGGATGGCGGCGAGGTTCTGTCCTGAACCGCATCTCGGAAGAAAGAGCCGATGCCTCGGCTGCTCTGGTCAAGGCAGCCAGAGATGCCCGTAGCGCCTTTGGAGACAAAGCAGAGCAACAACTGAGGGAAGCATTGGGAATCGTCACGCTGACCGCGAAGGAGTTGGGCGTCAACATCGGCGCCGGGGCCAAAGCGCTTCTCGATTCGCACTCGGTATCCTTCGGGGGAGGCTCCATTTCCCTTCACAACCACAGTGGCATCCCGCTTCGTAGCCTGGGGGTCGGCTCCACGCGCCTGCTTATCGCCGGTCTGCAGCAGAAAGCGGCGGCTAAGACTTCGATCGTGTTATCGGATGAATTGGAGTATGGCCTGGAGCCTCATCGCATCACCCGTTTCCTGGGCTCCCTTGGCGCCAAGGAGCAGACTCCTACTCTCCAGGCGTTCCTCACAACTCATTCCTCCGTGGCGTTGAGGGAGCTGTCGGGGGGCCAGCTCTTCGTATTACGCCAATGCCCCGACGGCCACGAAGTGCGTCTGGTCGGTAACGGTGACGGAATCCAGAGTACAATTCGCCTCTATCCCGAAGCCTTCCTCGCGAGGTCCGTGATCATTTGCGAGGGGGCTAGCGAGATCGGCTTATTGCGCGGCCTGGATCTGTACAGGCTCGACCAAGGAAATGTGTCTCTGGCGGCATTGGGCGTGGCCCTGGTTGATTGCGGTGGTGGGGACACGGACCGTCCGTATGCCCGCGCGGCAGCCTTTCAAGACTTGGGTTATCGGGTGATGGTAGTGCGTGATGACGACAAACAACCTACTCCTACCGTCGAACAGGCTTTTATTCAGAAGGGCGGCACGGTTGTCGCCTACCGTGCAGGACGGGCCTTGGAGGACGAGTTGTTCGGCAGCCTCACACCGGCGGCTTGCCAGAAGTTGATCAGCTTTGCGGACGAACTCCATGGCGATCTGATCTTTCATCATCTCTGCACAGTCTCGAACAATACGCTTACCTTTCAGGCTGTCTGGGACGAGATTCAGACCACTGGGGAACTGTCAGTCGAGCACAGGGCTACCCTTGGTAAGGCGGCGCGTATTCGCAAGGCTGGCTGGTTCAAATCCATCTCTTGGATGGAAGAGGTAGCACGAACCATCGTTGCTCCGGACCTGACCGAGTGCGATCAGGGGTTCCGGGCGCTGATGGATCAGGTATTTGAGTGGGCCGCCTATGAGCCGCGCTGA
- a CDS encoding UvrD-helicase domain-containing protein — MSRAEIDLRAVERGTITAPAGCGKTELIAQTLRAHRESKPILVLTHTNAGVAALRARLDRAGVPTKAYRLSTIDGWAIRLISTFPARSAHDPEILRLAAPARDYPVIRETAWKLLEAGHVSEVLKASYAHLIVDEYQDCSVPQHRIVYFLSLILPTCVLGDPMQAIFGFRGNVLADWNQQVCTHFPVVGELETPWRWRNAGAEAFGQWLLEARRLLAVGQRVDLRSGPPEHVSWVQTIPPNDHQQRLAAARTAPPAADGRVLIIADSRNRSAQQNFASQTPGASTVEAVDLQDLIVFCSSFDVFAQDALGRLLTFVKSVMTNAGVSELIRRMETLMRGTARNPPNEAEQLALEFRHTPSLAAAAALLSALRALPNVRVHRPAIFYGVLKALREASTGIVPLEEAAIRVREENRLLGRSLPKRAVGSTLLLKGLEAEVVVLLNPEGMSAQNLYVAMTRGSMQLVVCSASPLLG; from the coding sequence ATGAGCCGCGCTGAAATAGACCTCCGCGCGGTCGAGCGCGGCACTATCACCGCACCGGCCGGCTGTGGCAAGACGGAACTGATCGCTCAGACCTTGCGGGCTCACCGGGAAAGCAAGCCCATTCTCGTGTTGACACATACAAACGCGGGGGTTGCTGCACTGCGAGCCCGATTGGATCGCGCGGGGGTTCCGACTAAAGCTTATCGACTGAGCACCATCGATGGCTGGGCCATACGGCTCATTTCGACCTTTCCCGCTCGGAGTGCCCATGATCCGGAAATTCTTCGGTTGGCTGCGCCAGCGCGTGACTACCCCGTGATCCGGGAAACTGCTTGGAAGCTGCTAGAGGCTGGGCACGTCAGCGAAGTGCTTAAAGCCTCGTATGCGCATCTCATTGTTGATGAGTATCAGGACTGTTCGGTGCCTCAGCACCGCATTGTCTACTTTCTTTCGCTCATCCTGCCAACATGCGTGCTGGGCGACCCGATGCAGGCCATCTTCGGGTTTCGGGGCAATGTGCTGGCGGACTGGAATCAGCAGGTTTGCACACATTTTCCCGTCGTCGGCGAGCTGGAGACACCCTGGAGGTGGCGGAACGCGGGAGCTGAAGCGTTTGGACAGTGGCTGCTAGAAGCCCGCCGATTACTGGCAGTTGGACAGCGGGTGGATTTGCGTAGCGGCCCGCCGGAGCATGTGAGCTGGGTGCAGACTATCCCTCCCAATGACCATCAGCAGCGCTTGGCTGCGGCAAGGACAGCCCCACCTGCTGCTGATGGTAGGGTGCTTATTATCGCCGATAGCCGCAACCGGTCGGCTCAACAGAACTTTGCAAGCCAGACTCCGGGAGCCTCAACAGTTGAAGCTGTCGACCTGCAGGACCTCATCGTGTTCTGCAGCAGCTTCGACGTTTTCGCACAAGATGCTCTTGGGCGGCTTCTGACATTTGTGAAGAGTGTCATGACCAATGCTGGTGTCTCGGAGCTGATACGGCGAATGGAAACACTGATGCGGGGAACAGCAAGGAACCCCCCGAACGAAGCTGAGCAACTCGCGTTAGAGTTTAGGCATACTCCGTCTTTGGCTGCGGCAGCTGCGTTGTTGTCGGCACTGCGTGCACTTCCTAATGTGCGAGTGCATCGTCCTGCTATTTTCTACGGTGTGCTCAAAGCACTCAGGGAGGCCTCGACGGGGATAGTTCCATTGGAAGAGGCCGCGATACGAGTGCGCGAGGAAAACAGATTGTTGGGACGTTCGCTGCCCAAGCGAGCTGTTGGTAGCACGCTGCTGCTCAAGGGATTGGAGGCGGAAGTGGTCGTGCTTTTGAATCCCGAAGGCATGAGCGCTCAGAACCTGTATGTCGCAATGACCCGGGGTTCCATGCAGCTTGTTGTGTGTAGTGCAAGCCCTCTCCTTGGGTAG
- a CDS encoding conjugal transfer protein TraG N-terminal domain-containing protein, with the protein MSADLMTFGYFEHVVLVLGWVVNNAIWGMLNESMVAALPFVALVLREWYQARREGEDEGNKGLLTLNRIEAGFYAMILIYGFCTAPIMSVNFQTGEYDQTHFQQCGTTVYDSTGGTGAGMSAQIPLWWAAVHAVSHGATNAAVASLPCKPAYQHVAQKLDETVVKDPKLRYQLNEFQQWCFGMARTKLLRDSDGNSVPPDVTLDVDWIGSSYFLNTPGYYDSLYADKPTQGFPYDANRDAGRSSTGPGQRGYPTCKEWWETSGVGLRSRLMDQVDADTQSALSTVFGTSSAEDAALRRVLKGNPRPSRKPGYGSTFADEGLSGWVARLANDAAGFVGMGAAAAAAAPAKAIMVDALPMVQWLTLMAMIMALPFILVFSGYSWKVTGLVTFIMFGTVFMTFWWQLAAWLDNNLTEILYGADMEGWLAGIGNSKEKSIRWFVSFSMYLVLPALWMGMLGWAGYKGGDAASKAINGGQGEAKSASGKGGEAATKHVTKGKL; encoded by the coding sequence ATGAGCGCGGATCTGATGACCTTCGGATATTTCGAGCATGTCGTTTTGGTGCTCGGCTGGGTGGTGAACAACGCCATCTGGGGCATGCTCAACGAGAGCATGGTCGCCGCCCTGCCCTTCGTTGCTCTGGTGCTCAGAGAATGGTACCAAGCCCGCCGGGAGGGAGAGGACGAAGGCAACAAAGGCTTGCTCACGCTGAACCGGATCGAGGCCGGTTTCTACGCCATGATCCTGATCTACGGCTTCTGCACCGCGCCGATCATGAGCGTTAACTTCCAGACGGGCGAATACGACCAAACGCACTTCCAGCAGTGCGGCACCACCGTCTACGACAGCACCGGGGGTACTGGTGCTGGGATGTCGGCCCAAATCCCTCTGTGGTGGGCGGCCGTTCACGCGGTGTCTCACGGCGCGACCAATGCCGCGGTGGCCTCCCTACCCTGCAAACCGGCCTACCAGCACGTCGCTCAGAAGCTGGATGAAACGGTCGTCAAAGACCCCAAGCTGCGGTATCAGCTGAACGAATTTCAGCAGTGGTGTTTCGGGATGGCGCGCACCAAGCTACTGCGCGATTCCGACGGCAACAGCGTACCGCCAGATGTGACGCTTGATGTGGACTGGATCGGGTCCAGCTACTTCCTTAACACTCCTGGTTATTACGACAGCCTGTACGCCGACAAGCCGACTCAGGGCTTTCCGTATGATGCCAACCGGGATGCAGGGCGATCCAGCACCGGACCCGGCCAGCGGGGCTATCCCACTTGTAAGGAATGGTGGGAAACGTCGGGCGTGGGCCTGCGGTCCCGCTTGATGGACCAGGTGGATGCGGACACCCAAAGCGCCCTCTCCACGGTATTCGGGACCAGCTCCGCCGAGGATGCGGCCCTGCGCCGGGTGCTCAAAGGCAACCCCCGCCCGTCCCGGAAGCCAGGTTACGGCAGCACCTTTGCGGACGAGGGGCTGAGTGGCTGGGTGGCCCGCCTGGCCAACGACGCGGCTGGGTTTGTGGGGATGGGGGCAGCCGCCGCAGCAGCTGCCCCTGCGAAAGCGATCATGGTGGACGCCCTGCCCATGGTGCAGTGGTTGACGCTGATGGCCATGATCATGGCTTTGCCCTTCATCCTGGTGTTTTCCGGGTACTCCTGGAAAGTGACCGGCCTCGTCACCTTCATCATGTTCGGCACCGTCTTTATGACGTTTTGGTGGCAGTTGGCGGCGTGGTTGGACAACAACCTGACCGAGATACTCTACGGTGCGGACATGGAAGGCTGGTTGGCGGGCATCGGGAACAGTAAAGAGAAGAGCATCCGGTGGTTCGTCAGTTTCTCCATGTACCTGGTGCTGCCCGCACTGTGGATGGGGATGCTGGGATGGGCGGGGTATAAAGGTGGAGATGCCGCCTCCAAGGCTATCAACGGCGGACAAGGAGAGGCTAAATCGGCCAGCGGAAAAGGTGGGGAGGCCGCCACGAAACACGTGACAAAAGGCAAGCTTTAA
- a CDS encoding TIGR03756 family integrating conjugative element protein: MISIASMSQHVARQVRLALCGLLSAMGFFSLLGTAAPARAVDTASIVQSAWSQDCLQYRVVGVCLWLRCTPFGCSVRSSVKVGHYIPELVVSSYQNTGNNPWRDVAFMSPSNGNARGGGVTAEGADAASSIGEEGIHNSLRFKNGDAIGHPASTVFSQFAGQWGYTCSTPARPLQPYFLSVLDTYAWREGLPEKIYPQALTPGLREVRQGLLNRWGNVYPRAGFVTQSNDYKAAAVVAQRVADLVTRNGQPHVYTPLVPRTRSSRGVWAPPPVKEGDKDTHKWQRLTPAMTQSCAVFPDRGPAASFRGHLAQQGDYAWALWRPYSCCKKRGQKLLSHTGDYP, encoded by the coding sequence ATGATTTCAATTGCGTCAATGTCGCAACACGTCGCCCGTCAGGTACGGCTCGCTCTTTGCGGTCTGCTTAGCGCTATGGGCTTTTTCAGTCTCCTCGGCACCGCCGCACCGGCCCGCGCCGTGGACACTGCATCCATCGTCCAGTCCGCTTGGTCCCAGGACTGTCTGCAATATCGAGTGGTCGGGGTGTGTCTGTGGCTGCGCTGCACGCCGTTTGGCTGTTCGGTGCGCAGCAGCGTCAAAGTGGGCCACTACATCCCGGAGTTAGTGGTTAGCAGCTATCAGAACACCGGAAACAATCCCTGGCGGGACGTGGCGTTCATGAGCCCCTCCAACGGCAATGCGCGCGGCGGTGGCGTCACCGCCGAGGGCGCGGACGCGGCCAGTTCCATCGGTGAGGAGGGCATCCATAACAGCCTGCGTTTCAAAAACGGGGATGCCATTGGCCACCCGGCCTCGACCGTATTCAGTCAATTCGCCGGGCAGTGGGGCTATACCTGCTCCACCCCGGCCCGGCCGTTACAGCCCTATTTCCTGTCCGTGCTGGACACCTACGCCTGGCGCGAAGGATTGCCTGAAAAAATCTATCCCCAGGCGCTGACACCAGGGCTGCGCGAGGTTCGTCAGGGGCTACTGAACCGCTGGGGCAATGTCTATCCGCGGGCCGGGTTCGTAACGCAATCCAACGATTACAAAGCCGCCGCCGTGGTGGCCCAACGGGTGGCGGATCTGGTCACCCGCAACGGCCAACCGCACGTCTATACGCCGCTGGTGCCCCGAACCCGCAGCTCTCGTGGCGTTTGGGCGCCGCCCCCAGTCAAGGAAGGCGATAAGGACACCCACAAGTGGCAACGCCTGACGCCGGCCATGACCCAGTCCTGCGCGGTCTTCCCGGATCGCGGGCCCGCCGCCTCGTTCCGGGGGCACCTGGCTCAACAAGGCGACTACGCCTGGGCGCTGTGGCGACCGTACAGCTGCTGCAAGAAACGCGGACAGAAACTCCTTTCCCATACGGGAGATTACCCATGA
- a CDS encoding TIGR03757 family integrating conjugative element protein, protein MAATLCVNAILTPAYAGIEVFTVATEPMTSVPDDAVVVELDAPARLDGALSMDLPTDPDAAAQAAQARMRSEDWQHVFKEYGRAYEAVARAWQLGIEKLPAVVVDGTYVVYGVHDVAQALQRIKQARENRP, encoded by the coding sequence TTGGCTGCCACCCTCTGCGTCAATGCCATCCTGACGCCGGCCTACGCCGGCATCGAGGTCTTCACCGTCGCCACCGAGCCCATGACGTCCGTCCCCGACGATGCCGTGGTGGTGGAACTGGACGCCCCGGCCCGGCTCGACGGCGCTCTGTCCATGGATCTACCCACTGATCCCGACGCCGCCGCTCAGGCCGCACAAGCACGCATGCGCTCCGAGGACTGGCAGCACGTATTTAAGGAATACGGACGGGCCTACGAAGCGGTGGCCCGGGCCTGGCAGCTCGGCATCGAAAAACTCCCCGCCGTGGTGGTGGACGGCACCTATGTGGTCTATGGCGTCCATGATGTGGCCCAGGCTTTACAGCGTATTAAGCAGGCTCGGGAGAACCGTCCATGA